The genome window TCGTTACTACCCTTCATCTTGGTAAGTATTTGACCAATTTGTGAGCCCAACTTTTGCAGGACAGCAAGGTCTTCACCAAAAATCTTTACAGCAACTTGTGAGCGAACTCCAGAAACCATTTCATCTACACGAGCAGCGATTGGCTGTGAAATAGCTAACTCAATACCAGGTAGCGTTTTTAGCTTGTCTCGAATCTGTTGAGCGATTTCTTCTTGACTGAGATCTCTATCGCCCAAGGGCTTAAGAGTCACAATCGGATCGGACTCATTAGGCTGACCTGGATCTGCAGGGGACTCCCCTTTACCCAAGCGGGATACAGCCATCTCAACCCCCGGAATGGTCATGATGCGCTTAATAGCTTCAAACTCTAACTTAATGGATTCATCTAATGAGATATTTGGAGCTCTCACGATCACTGGGGTAATTGAACCCTCTTGCATCACCGGAATAAACGACTTACCTAAAAATACAAAGCCAACCAAGCTAATAACTAGCGCAATTAATGAGCGCTTCACTACAATTTTGGGATGACTCAAACTCCAATGCAACCAACGCTCATATGGGGCACGTAATTTTTTTACAATCTTAGTATCGTCCTCACTTCCACCTTTCAATATATAAGAACAAAGAACGGGAGATAAGGTAAATGACAGAATCAGTGAGATCGCCAATGCAATAGCAATGGTGATCGCCATCGGAGCAAACATCTTTCCTTCCATGCCCTCTAGAGATAGCAATGGCATGAATACCAAAATAATGATGCCAACACCAAAGAGTACTGGTTTGCCGACTTCAGCTGCAGCCTCTAAGATAATTCTGTTCTTAGACTCGCCAGACTTCAGACGCTCGCCCAATTTGGCAAAGGTATTCTCAACCACCACCACTGAGCCATCAACCATAATGCCAATTGCAATCGCCAAACCTCCAAGCGACATCAGATTTGCAGAAATACCATACCGATTCATTACCAAGAAGGTGAGTAGTGGCGTTAATATCAGCGTCGCCACCACAATCAGAGATGAGCGAACGTCACCTAAAAATAAGAAAAGTAAAATAATGACGAGGATGACGCCCTCAATCAATACTTTAGCAACGTTAAACATTGCGGCATTGACTAGATCGGTTCTGTCGTAGAAGGGGACGATCTGCAAACCATCAGGCAGCAGCTTGCCCTCATTAATTTCGGCAACTTTAAGCTTGATACGATTCACCACCTCGCGAGCATTACCCCCACGAATCATTTGCACAATTCCAGCAACACTTTCGGTATAGCCATTCTTAATGGCGGCACCCTGCCTGATCTCGCTACCAATAGTGACTTCAGCAACGTTTTTCACATAAACCGGGATACCCTTCACTTCTTTCAAAATGATTTTGCCAATATCTTCTGGCTTTGTAATTAATCCAAGGCCGCGAATCAGATAACGTTCTGCATAGCTTGGCAACTGACCGCCGCCTGAATTCGCATTATTTCTAGCAAGCGCCTGGTACACATCGTGTAGATTAATTTGGTAATGGCGCAGTCTTTCTGGGTTTACCAAGACTTGATACTCCCTTGCGTAGCCGCCTTGAGTATTAATCTCGGCAACACCCGGAATAGAACGCAACATAGGGCGCACAATCCAATCCTGTACCGCCCGACGATCCGATAACTCATCTACCGAAAGCTCGCGATGTCGATCTGATGGGTGATCAAGTGTGTATTGATAAACCTCGCCTAGGCCAGTAGATGGTGGTGCAAGCACTGGCGTAATGCCTACCGGCATTTTGGAGGCCACTTCAATCAAGCGCTCAGTAACCAATTGACGGGCAAAGTAAATGTCAGTTTTTTCGGTAAAGACCAGGGTGATAATAGATATGCCGTTGCGGTTTAGTGAACGCATCTCAGTTAAACCTGGTAATCCAGTCATGCCGAGCTCAATCGGTATCGTGACAAAACGCTCTACTTCTTCTGGTGACTTACCTGGCGCTTCAGCAGCCACTTGCACTTGAACATTCGTCACATCTGGAAAGGCATCCACTGACAAACGCTTGGTTGCCAGCAAGCCGGCCACCATTAATACAATGGCAATAATGACAACCAATAAGCGTTGTTGCAGCGAGAGGCGAACGATTCTTTCAATCATTTACTAGCCACCACTCAATTGACGTTTGCGCTCAGTATTGAGATGGTATGCACCCTCAGTCGCAATTTCTTGGCCATCCCTCAAGCCAGAAATGACCGGACGATATCCCCTACCCTCAGGTCCCAGCTTGACGGGAACCATACGATACAGATCATCATCCAATCTCACAAAGACATGATCATGATTGTCTTCACGTACTACTGCCCCAACTGGTACAACTAATTTTTCAATAGGCTGACTCTCAATTAGCATCGTTGCGAGCATGCCTGGCTTAATTTGACCCTCTTTATTGGGCAACTCCATACGGACAACGACAGTACGTGTTTGTGGATTCACTATGGAGTCAACATGGGCTACCGTGCCCTCTATCTCTTGATTTCGCAAAGCAGGAATCACTAAGGACGCCTTCTGACCTTTGCGAATTAAATAAGCATTACTTTCTGGTACCTCAGAGATTGCCCAAAGCGAATTGAGGTCAGCAACAGTAAATAGGGCATCTGCCGGCTGAACTACCTGGCCTTTATTGATCTTGCGCTCAACAATTTCACCAGGGATAGTGGCAATCACATTATTGATGGATTCAATCACACCAGATTTAGCAAGACGATCAATACTCGCCTGATCCATGCCTTGCACGCGTAACTGATCATTGGCTGCACGGTACTCTGCCCTAGCGCTACTAGACTCAGCGTCGCGCTTTTGCAATTCTGCAAGTGCAATGACATCCTCTTTGAACAAAATCTTGGCACGGTTCGCAGCTTGATCGGCTAATTGGCTAGCACTTTTTGCTTTCAAATACGCTAATTGCGATTGCGTTAACTCGGTAGAGGTAATCTTGGCAAGTACATCGCCCTGCTTCACCATCTGACCAGGTACCGCCAGAATCTCTGACACCCGGCCGGTGACGTTGGCACCAATTCGTGAAAGAAACAGTTCATTGAAATCAATTCGGCCAGAGGCACGGAGCTCTTCTATAAAAGGAGCAATCTGAACTTTGCCGTCCGCAATCATTTTGTGTAAGTCATCATTCACCACAACAACGTTTGGATCTTGCACAGATTTAATAGCTGGACTGCGATCAAATACATTGAAATAATTCAGCATGATGATGAAGGCGCATAACCAAGGCAAATAAAACAAACCTGTTTTGAACCATCTAGGAGAACCATCGTAGCGACTAGTGACAGCGGGGGCACGACTCGCGACCCAGTCATGAGCCATCTGATACCAATCATTTTGCGTCTGTATGACTTGGCATAGCCATTCTTTGGAATAAAGCCTTGTCTTCCTCACGATATAGGCCTTCCAAACTCTGAGTTTTCTCACAAAGCCTGCAATCTCTGGTTTCATTGCTTTCCACTTTCTATTTTGGCAAGCCAATCTGGGCTAGCCCTTAATCTTTGAATCTCAGTTACAACCGAAGCCAAATCAAATCTCGCCCTAATCAAATCATTCCTCGCGGCTCGAAAGGTTCGTTGTGCATCCAAATACTCCAGCATGCCTCTTTCACCATAGCGATAGGACACCTCTGCAATCCTTTGGGCGCTGGCGGCCAACTGCACCACCTCTTGATCCAAAACTTTGACCTGATAAGTTGCCATTTGATATAACTTATAGGATGTCTCTAGTTGTTGTTCTAAATTTTGGCTCTGGGCATTGAATTGATTCTTAGCCTTCGATGCATTGGCTTCAGCCTCAGCAATCTGACCACCTTTGAAGTCCCAAATAGGAATGCTGATTTGTAAACCATAGAGGCGATCGGTAAAGTTTGGATCGTTGTATTGCGATGCTTTAAATGCTAACCTTGGTAAGCGAGAATTTTTCTCAAAACTCAATCTCGATTCGGTAGCCTCGACATCTGCCTTTGCTTTTTTCAGCTCAGGACTTTGAGCCTGTATCTCGCTTAATAAAATATTAAGGGGTGGCAAAGTTTCTGCTTTAGGCTGTTCCGTAACGACTGAAAAATTGGGTGGCAGCTCATGACCCACCACTTGTCGTAATTGGCTGCGAGCCTGTTCAACACGTAATTTTGCCGACTCTGCTGTAATTTGCGCATTCAGAAACTCCGTCTGAGCTCGAATTAACTCAAAACGCGCCGTCTCTCCTACGTCATACCGTACTTGCATGCGATCACGAATTTGCTTCGTTAGACTCAAATCTTCCTCAGATGCTTTTGCCTCCGCTTCGCGGCGCATGAGCTCATAAAAACGTTGCTGAACTTTTGAGATGGTTTCTATTTCGAATGCAACGCGAGTTGCCTCTGCCGAACGGAGGTTTGCCTCGGCTGCATTCACTCTTGGAAAACGGGTGTAAGGCATATCCAGCGGCTGAGTAACCGACCAAGATGAAACATTGCCAACAGTTAAAGGCCCGGTAGCTGACCGCTGCTGACCAGTGCCGACTTCAAACTCTGGATTTGGGATTGCGCGAGCAGTAGAAAGTTGCCCTTTGATAGCTTTAGACTGATCGCGTGCCGCCAATACTTGCGGACTAGACTCTAGCGCAATAGTAATAAGGTCATTGATGGTGTATGACTTCGAATTCTGAGCCTGCGCGTTGCTTGCCAGCAATCCAACAATGAAGACTATTCCTAACCAGCGAAACAACTTGATGACTCCTCGTTTTAGGTAAGGTAAATACGAATTATCCGAAGATCTCAGTTTTCTCCACACAAAAGCTCCCCAATTTAGGGCGGCTAAGCACGAAATAATGGTCGAAGTCGAGGGAGAATGGATGAAGTTCAAATGGGCCATTTCTTTTATAAAAGTAAATGGTCTTGCCTTAAAAATTACCCATATACCGGACTTTGCAGTCGTAATGTCGATATATGGGACCCATTGCTGGGCAGGCTACTCCCCGTTTATTAATCTTATTAGATCACACTTAATCTCAGAATAATGAAATTAAACATACACATTTTTAGATAAGCGACCGTACTTTTGCGCTTTATGTAATACCTTTTGTACATGCTTATAGACTTTCTTGAGACCTATATCCAAAGCAGCTCTTTTATCACGCGCTGTGACGCTGAACGCAATCTTCTGATGATCAAAAGTTTGTAATTCAATTAAGCAATGTTGATTACATATAGTCTTAGATTCAGGCACCGCTGAATACTTGACCTTAATTTTTCTAACTAACCAAATTAAGCGCTTTAATGAGTACTTCACCCGATTCTCGGTGAAAGTTTTTAATTCTGA of Polynucleobacter sp. AP-Titi-500A-B4 contains these proteins:
- a CDS encoding efflux RND transporter periplasmic adaptor subunit; protein product: MKPEIAGFVRKLRVWKAYIVRKTRLYSKEWLCQVIQTQNDWYQMAHDWVASRAPAVTSRYDGSPRWFKTGLFYLPWLCAFIIMLNYFNVFDRSPAIKSVQDPNVVVVNDDLHKMIADGKVQIAPFIEELRASGRIDFNELFLSRIGANVTGRVSEILAVPGQMVKQGDVLAKITSTELTQSQLAYLKAKSASQLADQAANRAKILFKEDVIALAELQKRDAESSSARAEYRAANDQLRVQGMDQASIDRLAKSGVIESINNVIATIPGEIVERKINKGQVVQPADALFTVADLNSLWAISEVPESNAYLIRKGQKASLVIPALRNQEIEGTVAHVDSIVNPQTRTVVVRMELPNKEGQIKPGMLATMLIESQPIEKLVVPVGAVVREDNHDHVFVRLDDDLYRMVPVKLGPEGRGYRPVISGLRDGQEIATEGAYHLNTERKRQLSGG
- a CDS encoding TolC family protein: MFRWLGIVFIVGLLASNAQAQNSKSYTINDLITIALESSPQVLAARDQSKAIKGQLSTARAIPNPEFEVGTGQQRSATGPLTVGNVSSWSVTQPLDMPYTRFPRVNAAEANLRSAEATRVAFEIETISKVQQRFYELMRREAEAKASEEDLSLTKQIRDRMQVRYDVGETARFELIRAQTEFLNAQITAESAKLRVEQARSQLRQVVGHELPPNFSVVTEQPKAETLPPLNILLSEIQAQSPELKKAKADVEATESRLSFEKNSRLPRLAFKASQYNDPNFTDRLYGLQISIPIWDFKGGQIAEAEANASKAKNQFNAQSQNLEQQLETSYKLYQMATYQVKVLDQEVVQLAASAQRIAEVSYRYGERGMLEYLDAQRTFRAARNDLIRARFDLASVVTEIQRLRASPDWLAKIESGKQ
- a CDS encoding efflux RND transporter permease subunit; translated protein: MIERIVRLSLQQRLLVVIIAIVLMVAGLLATKRLSVDAFPDVTNVQVQVAAEAPGKSPEEVERFVTIPIELGMTGLPGLTEMRSLNRNGISIITLVFTEKTDIYFARQLVTERLIEVASKMPVGITPVLAPPSTGLGEVYQYTLDHPSDRHRELSVDELSDRRAVQDWIVRPMLRSIPGVAEINTQGGYAREYQVLVNPERLRHYQINLHDVYQALARNNANSGGGQLPSYAERYLIRGLGLITKPEDIGKIILKEVKGIPVYVKNVAEVTIGSEIRQGAAIKNGYTESVAGIVQMIRGGNAREVVNRIKLKVAEINEGKLLPDGLQIVPFYDRTDLVNAAMFNVAKVLIEGVILVIILLFLFLGDVRSSLIVVATLILTPLLTFLVMNRYGISANLMSLGGLAIAIGIMVDGSVVVVENTFAKLGERLKSGESKNRIILEAAAEVGKPVLFGVGIIILVFMPLLSLEGMEGKMFAPMAITIAIALAISLILSFTLSPVLCSYILKGGSEDDTKIVKKLRAPYERWLHWSLSHPKIVVKRSLIALVISLVGFVFLGKSFIPVMQEGSITPVIVRAPNISLDESIKLEFEAIKRIMTIPGVEMAVSRLGKGESPADPGQPNESDPIVTLKPLGDRDLSQEEIAQQIRDKLKTLPGIELAISQPIAARVDEMVSGVRSQVAVKIFGEDLAVLQKLGSQIGQILTKMKGSNDLRIEQASGQNYLNIKIDRDAIARYGINVSDVNEVIETAIGGKQASTIYEGERRFPLTLRYPGPYRNNIDAIENIILHSPDGAQVLMRDLAEITLVEGPAQISRESGKRRLVVGVNVEGRDLGGFVQEAQGLIAKNVELPQGYTLQWGGQFENMQRAMSRLMIIIPLTILAIFFLLFMLFKSIRLAGLIILVLPFASIGGVFGLFLTGEYLSVPAAVGFINLWGIAVLNGVVLITFIKQLREDGYSMEDALLYGCGHRFRPVMMTASVAMLALVPMLFSGGPGSEVTRPLAAVVIAGLITSTALTLLVLPVLYRWFEEKEVEA